The following nucleotide sequence is from Harmonia axyridis chromosome 5, icHarAxyr1.1, whole genome shotgun sequence.
tcaacaatcaaatcaggattctccacgcctatggctcgcacacacaatcggctagctcgattgtgattggtgacacttaacttccatctctcttgtattcgggatctaATCGagtacaaatgtttactttccgttccttccaaggtttatagatttagacaggttgtctcgtaactttcaaccaatcagcgttAACCATTCGTGACGTCACTAGGTTTAcactttcaaataaataacatttgattgtTTTTTCTGATTTGTTTTGGTCGCGTATATCGTTTGTAGCCTCTCCTAAAGAATCTTCAAtatcttcaatcataaaatagctacGATAAAGTATGTCAATGATGGCCAATGGCGATACAGACACTCTATAGACCTTGACAGACACCGGATGACGCGTTACCCCACTCTTCAACccaagttacgagacaacctgtgtaatctacagaccttgctttccttctatctatattctaagggaAAGATAGAACGTTACAACGATACAACAACAGGAGCTTGCttaaattcaatacaaaaatgatgaaaattttgcagtatatacttatcaatacgccggtACTATAGAACATTCAccaattttattggttcaattaaAAATGAGTTATATAATCATTATTTTATGGTTTGTAGATGAAATATGCCATTTCACAATAGAAGTGTTATACCCCATTTAATGAGTCCATCGGAAAGTCATTAACTAATGGTGGTTTAATGGGCTGCTTCTTGCAACTGAATTTATAAGTTATAAAATGTATGATCTGGTTTTCCTTTTACGTCGTTATTATAACTATAATTCAGTGAGtaataggaaaaaaatattttatttaattcctATAGCTAgtgatgaagaattttaaaaatctccTCTGTTTCCtcctctgtaattttttttatcggtTTCAAGAATCTCAAACCCCTCAAAATTCGACCCAATGTTAATGAATTAGTGGTCAAATTCAAGAATGTAAACTCTATAACTCCCGAACAAAAATACCTGAAACCTTGGAACTTTCAGTTTGTCACTTTGTATTGGCATCTCAACAGGTGCTCTCTTAGGAGACATTAAAATATATTCTTGGACTCTCAGATGTGAAGCTCAAATAGATCTTTCAGAAATGACTAAACATGAAGGATTCTGTTTTGTTCTTGAAAAAACATGAATAGTTTCAAATTATTGTTTGAATATTGATTCCCAATATTTGTAAACAAACTATTAAACATTTGATCTTAtcagaattcatttttttcgatcTGAATAACTTTCTTCTAAATTCTTCTCAAAAACCTCTCAAGGTAGATAAATAAAATCTAATTAGACACTATGAAGCCATTTAAATGATtgcaataaaattatttcatggTGTAATGATGTATTGTTATAATTTGAACAGCTACATTCTGCCAATAATTAGATAAAATGAACTGAAAGAGGTTATCCCACTTGGTTATCAATACTCATTCCTATTTTCATTTCACTTGAAAGAAATGAATTACATACAAGTAGGTATATGTCTAGGTATTGCAGAAGTTTTAATTTATAAAGGTTTATAtgttctgaatatttttcaaagaatCTTAAAATGGTTTTCTTTTCACTTTAACTTTTTCTTCAGATTACAATCTTGTGATTTTCAAGTATGTAAACATTGATCCCCTCCGATTGATTTCCATTATTATCGAATACATCTAAAACCTAACACTATTGCTCAAAACTTAACACACAGCATTTTATACacttaaatataaaaatacaaaatgtaCAGCAGGTAGTACAGTAGAATTATTaataattctaaaaaaattgattagaagtacatttaaaatattgttcattaaaatgTAGTATTAGGAACTACATAATGAAATTTACCTAAATCATTGATCCAAATATTGCCAATAATTGCCATTCCTGGTTCTAAATGGTAATAAATATCAACTTTCAGTATTATGAAAGTGAACTTTCTAAAAGATAGGGTATTCTAGATGTTACTTTGTTTGAACACAATAAATACATTGTGTATGTTGTGACATAATTTGATAACTTTTATCTAAAAAACATGTAATTTTAATCgacattttattgaattaattctAGTCTTCAAAATAACGAAAACTTCATCACATCTAATGTATTTGGGATACTGCAGCAGAATGTCATAAcctaattttttcatataaatttcgATGAATTCTACTTCAATTAAGTACAAACGTTTCAAATGACATGGAGAGTAATCCACCAAAGGAAGATTATAATGGAATTTGGTTATCTCAATTCATACAAATTTACTTATCTTCTAGGGCGTGTAGGTAAACACAAAACAAAAATCCTGAAGTTGGATAAACAAACTATTATACTTACACGACCATTCCATAAGCTCCCTCGCCGATATATGAAAGGTTGGTATATCTAGGACCTACTTCAAAAATTTGGCCTTTCACAATTTCAGCATTTGGATTTGCATTTGAGGCACCTGTGGCTTCCGCCATTTTCACGATTTTCGCGAAAAGAAGGACTAACCTCAGGTATTATAGGTCCAAACTTGAGAACTGGCAAACTCAAACTGGAAATAATGCAATAGCTAAAGGGAGCAAGAAGATGGAAAATGACAAGGATAGAACAACTCGGAAGATTTGCAAATCTTcaatatataaattaaaatagttGCATAATTTAACATAATCCCATTGTGAATCAgaataattttcagattttggtACAATATTCGGCCTAAAcacaattatttcaataaaccATTTGAATTCAGAATTGAAGATTTTCACTGTTACTAGCGACATCTTTActgtgttataataataaacgGTGAGGCAAATGCAGGTGCCTGTCATATCCAAGATTCAGTACATAAAGAATAATTCTTTggagaaacaaaaaaattttaacattCCCGACCACCTCCCGGGTATGAAAGCTGGTCTTCATATTTCCAGGCTGTTAATGAAGTTCACTTCATTAACACAATAACTTCCGACgaaatgagttgttgaaacaaaGATAGAATGTGTATATATCCAAATAAGAAGGCTTGAAAAAGGGTACTGCCCGAAACGTTGCCTATCAAATAACAATTCTAtcataaacaataaatatattcagtatcaaccctgaaatcaaatttcaccttacaATATTATGTTCTGTgacatatatctatatatatactTGTCAACTGTCATTGCCGCATAATATAAAACTAACCTTCAACGTTTGTAAGTAGTTTGTGTTGACTATATTGTGGCCGGTTCTATAAGTTATAAAAAGTTTGATTTAATTTTCCAATGTCGAATAGGAAATAGATTTGGTGCACTCATAGGTAGAAATATTCCCATTCACGATGGCTAATGGGCCTATAGCAGAAAGAAATAGAGGTAAGCTGTGCTCTGGTGACCCCAAGAGCCACGAAAATACATTTTACAATTATTGCATCTActgatattaatattttatttgaatttcagatGCCACTATATATGTTGGTGGTCTCGATGATAAAGTCTCAGACTCATTACTCTGGGAATTATTTGTACAAGCTGGACCCTTAGGTAAagtatatttcattatatttggtGAAAGAAGTAATCTAATCGGTGATGAATTTTTCAGTGAATGTTCATATGCCCAAGGATAGGGTTACGATGATGCATCAAGGATATGGCTTTGTTGAATTCATGGGAGAAGAAGATGCCGACTATgctatcaaaattatgaatatgATCAAACTATATGGAAAGCCGATTAGAGTTAATAAAGCCTCAGCACACCAAAAAAATTTGGATGTTGGGGcgaatatatttataggaaATTTAGACCCTGAAGTAGATGAAAAGCTACTCTACGATACATTTTCTGCATTTGGTGTTATACTTCAAACTCCGAAGGTGAGTAGTTATTAGTACACAGTTTAAGAAAGAAGGAATAGTTTAAATTTATTATAACTTTAGAATTACTTTATTCATCAACTTGACATCAAAACAACTACTGTCATGTTACATAGGTACctgttaagatgtctaaaaaccaggtgtatgaactgattagcttttgttttgccaattttgagaatattagataagcttcgttatgtcaactgtaggtagcgctatcaacaaattaactctctctctctctattacaaatatttgaattcattccagcaaacgtttcgtgttttgtttcacgacatTGCACGATCATATtcgattacacatcgcttttgattggtcagtatcgggttttaattaatatatccaatcaaaatcaacggaaatgacaagtatgacattgcggcgccgccacgaactaaatctaatattttcaatttggtcgaatgtcattccattcaaaatttgacgagtgcattcaccatatttttagacatcttagtaccTGTGTATCAAATAGTgcatatttgaataatatatttattctaacaaaagattgaaatttttaaacaaaaaataaaatgtatcacatattaGTGTCCACCATTACGTCACCATCTCCTTACGTAGGAGAAGGGACTGAGGAGGAGGATTAGTGTTAAATTTAATAATGCAATTTCTCTTGTTTTTCAGATTATGAGAGATCCAGATACAGGAAATTCTAAAGGCTTTGCATTCATTAATTTTGCCAGTTTTGAGGCCTCTGACGCTTCAATTGAAGCTATGAATGGACAATACTTATGCAACCGAGCAATTTCCGTTTCTTATGCATTCAAGAAGGATTCCAAGGGAGAACGTCACGGTTCTGCTGCTGAAAGATTGTTAGCCGCCCAAAACCCGTTATCACAAGCTGATAGACCTCATCAGCTGTTCGCTGATGCACCACCAATGGGTATGATGCCTCCGGGTATGGCTATGGCGCCTCCTCCACCACCAGTTTTGATGGCGGGTATGATGCCTCCACCTCTCATGGCACCTGGAAATATAGCACCACCTCCACCTCCTCCTGTTCCCCCACCAACAGGTTTTCCTTCTGGTATACCTCCCCCTCCTTTACCTCCTACCCAGCCACCTCTTCCACCTGGCGCACCCCCTCCACCTCCTACCTCTTCATCTGGAGCAAATGCTAGACCTCCACCCCCACCAATGCCACCAGGAGGTGGTCCACCAAGAATGATGCCTCCCATGTGGCCAGGTGTACCAGCTCCACCTCCAGCTCCTCCTACTAGCAATGCGCCACCATTCATGGGTGGATTTCCACCACCACCCCCGCCAGGGGGTAGACCCCCACCACCGAATTGGAGGCCGCCACCTCCCAACTTCATGGGAATGCCTGGAAGACCACCATTTCCCCCACCACCAACTAGTTCGGAAGAAAATAGTTGGGGCtaactttgaaattgaatttcaccAAATGACATTCAACATTCTTGTTTTCAAGGTAGTTGTTATATActttgaaatatgtatatacTGTATTTCCTAATGTTCTTTTTTATCAACCATTTGTATTTTCATacagtttctgaaaaatggaaTAAAGTTAAAAATTCGatgtattttattgatttcaagcAACAATATCAacattaaacaaaataaattattttatcacatagttattattatttcaataaacaattaaaattcctaaaaaattgatttaaaatgtTTCATCTTCGGTGCATTCCTGGGTATCATGTCCAAACACTGAAAAGAGAAACTTAGTCGTCAATCTATGTACTTGAGCATTTTTTTATGTATCccaacctcagaggaaagaa
It contains:
- the LOC123679761 gene encoding splicing factor 3B subunit 4; the protein is MANGPIAERNRDATIYVGGLDDKVSDSLLWELFVQAGPLVNVHMPKDRVTMMHQGYGFVEFMGEEDADYAIKIMNMIKLYGKPIRVNKASAHQKNLDVGANIFIGNLDPEVDEKLLYDTFSAFGVILQTPKIMRDPDTGNSKGFAFINFASFEASDASIEAMNGQYLCNRAISVSYAFKKDSKGERHGSAAERLLAAQNPLSQADRPHQLFADAPPMGMMPPGMAMAPPPPPVLMAGMMPPPLMAPGNIAPPPPPPVPPPTGFPSGIPPPPLPPTQPPLPPGAPPPPPTSSSGANARPPPPPMPPGGGPPRMMPPMWPGVPAPPPAPPTSNAPPFMGGFPPPPPPGGRPPPPNWRPPPPNFMGMPGRPPFPPPPTSSEENSWG